Proteins co-encoded in one Armatimonadota bacterium genomic window:
- a CDS encoding AMP-binding protein, with product MIRYEHFVGRPYEEARRAFRWEIPTAYNIGVDVCDRWAQTAPDRIAIHYESDAGARATVTYGDLRAQAARLANALRAHGVQRGDRVAVILHQRPETAAAHIAIYWLGAVAVPLTRQFGPDALAYRLADSGCRVAVADPRVVPVLAGLHDQTPDLQLVVVVHDAQLPELPEGGRVGACRYAPWRVLLAPAASTFTPEATGPDDPALIIYTSGTTGPPKGAVHGHRVLLGHVPSVQLYFDFVPQGGEVYWTPADWAWIGGAYDLLFPALRFGGPVVAFETTKFDPERAFRLMAAYGVTHAFLPPTALKMCMQVPPPAGDLRLRAIMSGGEPVNPVILEWRDRHLPGVLLHEIYGQTEANLVCGNCSRLYPVRPGSLGRAFPGHDVVVLRDDGTPAPPGEAGEIAVRGPGDPVVFLGYWRNPQATAAKYQSVWLRTGDLARCDEDGYFYFEGRTDDVIKSGAYRIGPAEVESSLLTHPAVAECAVIGAPDPVRGQIVKAFVTLRAGYVPSPDLAAAIQQHVKTRLAAYAYPREIEFIDALPLTTTGKIRRAELRAREAARRGGSKC from the coding sequence GTGATCCGCTACGAGCACTTCGTCGGGCGGCCCTACGAGGAGGCCCGCCGGGCCTTCCGCTGGGAGATTCCCACCGCCTATAACATCGGCGTCGACGTGTGCGACCGGTGGGCGCAGACCGCGCCGGACCGGATCGCCATCCACTACGAGTCCGACGCCGGCGCGCGCGCCACCGTGACCTACGGCGACCTGCGCGCGCAGGCCGCGCGCCTGGCCAACGCCCTGCGCGCCCACGGCGTGCAGCGCGGCGATCGCGTGGCGGTTATCTTGCACCAGCGCCCCGAAACCGCCGCCGCGCACATCGCTATCTACTGGCTGGGCGCGGTGGCCGTGCCGCTCACACGCCAGTTCGGGCCCGATGCGCTGGCCTACCGGCTCGCCGACAGCGGCTGCCGGGTGGCTGTGGCCGACCCACGCGTGGTGCCCGTGCTGGCGGGCCTGCACGACCAGACGCCGGACCTGCAGCTGGTCGTCGTCGTCCACGACGCGCAGCTGCCCGAGCTGCCCGAGGGCGGCCGCGTCGGCGCCTGCCGCTACGCGCCGTGGCGCGTGTTGCTCGCCCCAGCGGCGAGCACGTTCACGCCGGAGGCCACAGGGCCCGACGATCCCGCGCTCATCATCTACACGTCGGGCACCACCGGCCCACCCAAGGGCGCGGTGCACGGCCATCGCGTGCTGCTGGGGCACGTGCCCTCCGTGCAACTGTACTTCGACTTCGTGCCCCAGGGCGGGGAAGTGTACTGGACGCCCGCCGACTGGGCCTGGATCGGCGGCGCCTACGACCTGCTCTTCCCGGCGCTGCGATTTGGCGGCCCCGTGGTGGCGTTCGAGACGACGAAGTTCGATCCCGAGCGCGCGTTCCGGCTGATGGCCGCCTATGGCGTCACGCACGCGTTCCTGCCGCCCACCGCCCTGAAGATGTGCATGCAGGTGCCGCCGCCGGCTGGCGACCTGCGGCTGCGGGCGATCATGAGCGGGGGCGAACCCGTCAACCCGGTGATCCTCGAGTGGCGCGACCGCCATCTGCCTGGGGTCCTGCTCCACGAGATCTACGGCCAGACCGAGGCGAACCTGGTCTGCGGCAACTGCTCGCGCCTGTATCCCGTGCGCCCGGGCTCCCTGGGCAGGGCGTTCCCGGGCCACGACGTGGTCGTGCTACGCGACGACGGCACCCCCGCCCCGCCCGGCGAAGCTGGCGAGATCGCAGTACGCGGCCCCGGCGACCCCGTCGTCTTCCTGGGCTACTGGCGCAACCCGCAGGCCACCGCCGCCAAGTACCAGAGCGTGTGGCTGCGCACCGGCGACCTGGCCCGATGCGACGAGGACGGCTACTTCTACTTCGAAGGACGCACCGACGACGTGATCAAGAGCGGCGCCTACCGCATCGGGCCCGCCGAGGTCGAGAGCAGCCTGCTCACCCACCCTGCGGTGGCCGAATGCGCGGTGATCGGCGCACCCGACCCCGTGCGCGGCCAGATCGTCAAGGCCTTCGTAACGCTGCGGGCCGGATATGTGCCCTCACCCGACCTGGCCGCGGCGATCCAGCAGCACGTGAAGACCCGCCTGGCCGCCTACGCGTACCCGCGCGAGATCGAGTTCATCGACGCCCTGCCCCTGACGACCACCGGGAAGATCCGCCGGGCGGAGTTGCGGGCGCGGGAGGCGGCACGGCGGGGAGGATCGAAGTGTTAA
- a CDS encoding ABC transporter ATP-binding protein, giving the protein MPEVTMLEVRNLHAYRGPAHVLRGISLAVGPSEIVCLVGRNGAGKTTTLEAIMGLVPIRTGEITFQGRAITSLPPHARARLGLGYAPEDCGLFPDLTVAEHLAIGFWMARGARPNGGARGNGSDDRAALIRTLFPELDRLMQRRGLLLSGGEKKMVAISRAMATAPALLLLDEAFEGLAPVVVHRFADAVKQIKAAGVSLLVAESNVMTAAKVADRLYVIDRGEIIFSGTPDQALAADEVMRTIRG; this is encoded by the coding sequence ATGCCTGAGGTCACCATGCTCGAGGTGCGCAACCTGCACGCCTACCGGGGACCGGCACACGTGCTGCGCGGGATCAGCCTCGCGGTGGGCCCAAGCGAGATCGTCTGCCTGGTTGGCCGCAACGGCGCGGGGAAGACCACCACCCTCGAGGCCATCATGGGCCTGGTCCCCATCCGCACCGGTGAGATTACCTTCCAGGGCCGGGCGATCACTTCGCTGCCGCCCCACGCCCGCGCGCGCCTGGGCCTGGGCTACGCGCCGGAGGACTGCGGGCTCTTCCCGGACCTGACGGTGGCCGAGCACCTGGCCATCGGCTTCTGGATGGCCAGGGGCGCTCGTCCCAACGGTGGTGCCCGCGGGAACGGAAGCGACGACCGCGCGGCGCTGATCCGCACGTTGTTCCCCGAGCTCGACCGCCTGATGCAGCGGCGTGGGCTGCTGCTCAGCGGCGGCGAGAAGAAGATGGTGGCGATCAGCCGCGCCATGGCCACGGCGCCGGCGCTGCTGCTGCTGGACGAGGCGTTCGAAGGGCTGGCACCCGTGGTGGTGCACCGGTTCGCCGATGCGGTGAAGCAGATCAAGGCGGCCGGGGTCTCGCTGCTGGTGGCCGAGTCGAACGTCATGACGGCCGCGAAGGTGGCCGACCGCCTGTACGTCATCGACCGGGGCGAGATCATCTTCAGCGGCACGCCCGACCAGGCCCTGGCCGCCGACGAGGTGATGCGCACTATCCGGGGCTGA
- a CDS encoding Holliday junction resolvase-like protein, which produces MDRVSHLLAFQEILCQCPCCGDLFRLSEARLYRWREPRPTPFDRLRVEEDRLERIQLRLEEELRRLRERSRQEASRRLRRRLRSCDPLFTAHGYYPKDARPLLDPVDYVVFDGLSTRTRLRSVVLLDLPARDRVRERLQRSIERVIRQGDVEWLALRVQEDGTVVPWRGNAP; this is translated from the coding sequence ATGGATCGGGTAAGCCACCTGCTGGCCTTTCAGGAGATCCTCTGCCAGTGTCCCTGTTGCGGCGACCTCTTCCGGCTCTCAGAAGCCCGCCTGTACCGGTGGAGGGAGCCTCGCCCAACCCCCTTCGACCGGCTCCGTGTGGAAGAAGACCGCCTCGAACGGATCCAGCTACGCCTTGAAGAGGAGCTTCGCAGGCTGCGGGAGCGCTCGAGGCAGGAGGCGAGTCGCCGGTTGCGACGCCGGCTGCGCTCCTGCGACCCCCTGTTCACTGCGCACGGGTACTACCCGAAAGACGCGCGCCCGTTGCTTGACCCCGTGGACTACGTCGTCTTTGACGGCCTGAGCACTCGCACGCGACTCCGATCGGTGGTGCTGTTGGACCTGCCGGCACGGGACCGTGTGCGGGAGCGGCTCCAGCGCTCCATCGAACGGGTAATCCGGCAGGGCGACGTGGAGTGGCTTGCGCTCCGAGTACAGGAGGATGGAACCGTGGTGCCCTGGCGCGGCAACGCGCCGTGA
- a CDS encoding Holliday junction resolvase-like protein, whose amino-acid sequence MNTVERTIRALQSEPGLRSVCPRCRRNFSLRQALLFPARGPYPDAAGQALRHWEEELRSWRHEITRRREQARAAPGRSSIATQAGQLLEVVVPVRQKDVPHREWRPMGDPVDFLVFPGLSRGRVEAIRFVEVKTGGAGLNARQRMVEHAVQGGKVEFRVVDRTAQEAE is encoded by the coding sequence GTGAACACCGTGGAGCGAACGATCCGCGCGTTGCAGTCCGAGCCGGGCCTGAGGTCCGTCTGCCCCCGCTGCCGGCGTAACTTCTCGTTGCGACAGGCGCTGCTCTTCCCTGCTCGCGGTCCCTACCCCGACGCTGCCGGGCAGGCGCTGCGGCACTGGGAGGAGGAGCTGCGGTCGTGGAGACACGAGATCACCCGAAGGCGAGAACAGGCGCGGGCCGCCCCGGGTCGGAGCAGTATCGCCACGCAGGCCGGGCAGCTCCTGGAAGTGGTGGTCCCTGTCCGGCAGAAGGACGTTCCCCATCGCGAATGGCGTCCCATGGGTGATCCCGTCGACTTCCTGGTCTTCCCCGGGCTTTCTCGGGGACGCGTAGAAGCGATCCGGTTCGTCGAGGTGAAGACAGGAGGCGCAGGACTCAACGCGCGCCAGCGCATGGTGGAGCACGCCGTGCAGGGCGGCAAGGTGGAATTCCGGGTGGTCGACCGGACGGCACAGGAGGCGGAGTGA
- a CDS encoding DUF4143 domain-containing protein, which translates to MDVAILRDVVERHNVSNVVALRWLVRHLLANAASSFSVERFHGVLKSQGIAVSRDTLHHLLGYLEDCFLVRTVWMEADSARQRMVNPRKVYPVDPGLIRVFDRSGRGNLGHVLETAVLIELERRRAEVTYVRTPEGHEVDFLARAPDGTEHLLQVCADASDPDTAAREIRALREAGRHRPQAKRWLLTPTRDGTLPDPPKDITCWPAYQWMLTDGSVMASHHEG; encoded by the coding sequence GTGGACGTCGCCATCCTGCGGGACGTGGTCGAGCGCCATAACGTGAGCAACGTCGTGGCCCTCCGGTGGCTGGTTCGTCATCTTCTGGCGAATGCGGCGAGCTCGTTCAGCGTCGAACGGTTTCACGGCGTGTTGAAGAGCCAGGGTATCGCAGTCTCCCGGGACACCCTCCATCACCTGCTGGGCTACCTCGAAGACTGCTTCCTGGTGCGCACCGTATGGATGGAGGCAGACTCCGCACGCCAGCGCATGGTCAATCCACGCAAGGTCTATCCGGTAGATCCGGGCCTTATCCGGGTGTTCGATCGCTCTGGACGAGGAAATCTGGGGCACGTCCTCGAGACGGCGGTACTGATCGAGCTGGAGCGACGGCGGGCTGAGGTGACCTATGTCCGCACTCCTGAAGGCCACGAGGTGGATTTCCTGGCGCGCGCACCGGATGGCACAGAGCATTTGCTGCAGGTGTGTGCCGATGCCTCCGATCCCGATACCGCCGCGCGGGAGATACGGGCACTTCGGGAAGCGGGGCGCCATCGACCGCAGGCCAAACGGTGGTTGCTGACGCCCACGAGAGACGGTACGCTACCCGATCCGCCCAAGGACATCACTTGCTGGCCGGCCTATCAGTGGATGCTTACCGATGGCAGCGTGATGGCTTCGCACCACGAGGGGTAA
- a CDS encoding ATP-binding protein, giving the protein MPVVVVTGARQTGKSTLAQFLVPGRRRYRSLDDLDVLDAARRDPEVLVGGREAVTLDEVQRAPELLLAVKRAVDREPTPGRFLLTGSANLLLMRRVSESLAGRATYLTLWPMTRREQLGLGACGRWEDLLKTPEKEWTDLLREGEAELADWKALARRGGFPTPALHTRSAAERRIWFDGYVRTYLERDLQDLAAISALPDFRRLMRAACLRLGQLLNQTELARDIGLSQPTVHRWLNLLETSYLALRLPAYAGSRTKRLIKAAKLYWADTGLALHLAGLEEPTGAHLENLVLTDLIAWRDARLERAEVYYWRTAAGQEVDFVIESGDQLLPIEVKVTARPRVPDATILRMFRAEYGDRARAGLLLHAGNTLEWLAPGVLAAPWWRVL; this is encoded by the coding sequence ATGCCCGTCGTGGTGGTGACCGGGGCGCGCCAGACGGGCAAGAGCACGCTGGCCCAGTTCCTGGTGCCTGGCCGCCGCCGCTACCGGTCCCTCGACGACCTGGACGTCCTCGACGCCGCCCGTCGCGACCCGGAGGTGCTCGTGGGAGGCCGCGAGGCGGTCACCCTCGATGAAGTGCAGCGGGCGCCCGAGCTCCTCCTGGCGGTCAAGCGGGCCGTCGACCGCGAGCCGACGCCCGGCCGGTTCCTCCTCACGGGCTCTGCCAATCTGCTCCTGATGCGCCGCGTGTCCGAATCGCTAGCCGGCCGCGCAACGTACTTGACGCTCTGGCCCATGACCCGGCGGGAGCAGCTCGGACTCGGCGCGTGCGGACGGTGGGAAGATCTGCTGAAGACACCGGAAAAAGAGTGGACCGACCTACTGCGAGAAGGCGAGGCGGAACTGGCGGACTGGAAGGCTCTGGCACGCCGGGGTGGCTTCCCCACGCCTGCGCTGCACACGAGGAGCGCCGCAGAGCGCCGCATCTGGTTCGACGGTTACGTGCGCACCTACCTGGAGCGGGACCTCCAGGACCTGGCGGCCATCAGCGCACTGCCGGACTTCCGTCGGCTCATGCGCGCGGCCTGCCTCCGGCTGGGCCAGCTTCTCAACCAGACCGAGCTCGCCCGGGATATCGGGCTTTCACAGCCCACGGTGCACCGCTGGTTGAACCTGCTCGAGACCTCGTACCTTGCATTGCGCCTTCCGGCATACGCCGGAAGCCGGACCAAGCGGCTCATCAAGGCCGCGAAGCTCTACTGGGCCGATACCGGCCTGGCGCTGCACCTGGCGGGACTGGAAGAGCCGACGGGCGCTCACCTCGAGAACCTGGTGCTCACGGACCTCATTGCCTGGCGCGACGCACGCTTGGAACGTGCAGAAGTCTACTACTGGCGCACGGCCGCCGGCCAGGAAGTGGACTTCGTGATCGAGTCCGGCGACCAGCTGCTGCCGATAGAGGTCAAGGTCACCGCCCGCCCGCGGGTGCCGGACGCCACCATCCTACGTATGTTTCGTGCGGAGTACGGCGACCGGGCTCGTGCCGGGCTCCTGCTGCACGCCGGGAATACCCTCGAGTGGCTGGCACCCGGCGTGCTCGCCGCTCCGTGGTGGAGGGTACTGTGA
- a CDS encoding AAA family ATPase, with product MAALAGPVREALTEPPANFPGGPVPEGTPRRVYGTVQLPGKVTAIPGVRRAGKTTFVHQLRRERLAAGGARVLVPCLNFEDERLAGLKGTQLGFLLEEYGRRVPDAAKLGKVLWCFDEIQVVPGWERFVRRLLDSGTAEVVVTGSSAKLASAAPGLRGRRHPAGRGRAP from the coding sequence ATGGCCGCGCTCGCCGGACCCGTCCGGGAGGCGTTGACGGAACCCCCGGCAAACTTCCCCGGAGGTCCTGTGCCCGAGGGCACTCCGCGCCGCGTCTACGGAACGGTACAGCTTCCCGGGAAGGTCACCGCCATTCCGGGAGTGCGCCGGGCGGGCAAGACCACATTCGTCCACCAGTTGCGCCGTGAGCGGCTGGCGGCTGGGGGCGCCCGGGTTCTGGTGCCCTGCCTGAATTTCGAAGACGAGCGGTTGGCGGGACTGAAAGGGACGCAGCTTGGATTTCTACTGGAGGAGTACGGGCGCCGCGTGCCCGACGCGGCCAAACTCGGCAAGGTCCTCTGGTGCTTCGACGAGATCCAAGTCGTGCCAGGCTGGGAGCGCTTCGTGCGCCGCCTGCTGGACAGCGGGACGGCCGAGGTGGTCGTGACCGGATCATCCGCCAAGTTGGCATCAGCTGCTCCGGGACTACGTGGACGTCGCCATCCTGCGGGACGTGGTCGAGCGCCATAA
- a CDS encoding ABC transporter substrate-binding protein yields the protein MSEEVSRREFLKSLGVTVGAAAVGGLAGQALQPAPVEAQAPPRGRIPDTPYKTGHMTFLSGPAAVLGEQSRKGHLLAAEEINARGGLLGKRKIETIFADEAAGTDANVKELKRMKLEAKIDCFTGVISSGNTPALGPVAEDLKVLTLFTDGCTDFLFDKAVPNPKYIFRLTNIQSADGVMCALAVAQAWPEVRKIAHIHPDYSYGRNAFDHFTVAIQKLLPGTEVVSEAWPKLGTTDFTAHITKTLSAKPDLLVSAVWGGDYIAFYKQALGYGLFKQMKFASTIAFGVAPHAIGKDHPEGIVAGVHANYYWTFPPGNKWPLNNLFVRKFFNRWKEYPNFEAEGAYVALYMLKEAVEKANRLVGGWPDDEAIIAMLEGMMYPGPAGYYYIRPDNHQAYKDAMTGFAKNDPNYPFLILDPSTVITVPIRNITAPPGYPRGEPTTTYKWIQETWPRVRG from the coding sequence ATGTCGGAGGAAGTGAGCCGGAGAGAGTTCCTGAAGTCCCTGGGCGTGACCGTAGGGGCCGCGGCGGTCGGCGGCCTCGCCGGGCAGGCCCTCCAGCCGGCGCCGGTCGAGGCGCAGGCACCACCGCGCGGGCGCATCCCCGACACGCCCTACAAGACCGGGCACATGACGTTCCTCTCGGGCCCAGCCGCGGTGCTCGGTGAGCAGTCGCGCAAGGGCCACCTGCTCGCCGCCGAGGAGATCAACGCCAGGGGCGGGTTGCTCGGCAAGCGCAAGATCGAGACGATCTTCGCCGACGAGGCCGCCGGCACCGACGCCAACGTGAAGGAACTCAAGCGGATGAAGCTGGAGGCGAAGATCGACTGCTTCACGGGCGTCATCTCCAGCGGCAACACCCCGGCCCTGGGACCCGTCGCCGAGGACCTGAAGGTGCTGACGCTCTTCACCGACGGCTGCACCGACTTCCTGTTCGACAAGGCGGTGCCCAACCCGAAGTACATCTTTCGCCTCACCAACATCCAGTCGGCTGACGGGGTGATGTGCGCCCTCGCGGTCGCCCAGGCCTGGCCCGAGGTGCGCAAGATCGCCCACATCCACCCCGACTACTCGTACGGGCGCAACGCCTTCGACCACTTCACGGTGGCGATCCAGAAGCTGCTGCCGGGTACCGAGGTCGTCTCCGAGGCCTGGCCGAAGCTCGGCACCACCGACTTCACGGCCCACATCACCAAGACCCTGTCGGCCAAGCCCGACCTGCTGGTTTCAGCGGTCTGGGGCGGCGACTACATCGCCTTCTACAAGCAGGCGCTGGGCTACGGGCTCTTCAAACAGATGAAGTTCGCCAGCACCATCGCCTTCGGCGTGGCGCCGCACGCCATCGGGAAGGACCACCCGGAGGGCATCGTGGCCGGTGTGCACGCCAACTACTACTGGACGTTCCCCCCGGGCAACAAGTGGCCGCTCAACAACCTGTTCGTGCGCAAGTTCTTCAACCGGTGGAAGGAGTACCCCAACTTCGAGGCCGAGGGCGCCTACGTGGCGCTGTACATGCTGAAGGAGGCCGTCGAGAAGGCCAACCGCCTGGTGGGCGGGTGGCCCGACGACGAGGCGATCATCGCCATGCTCGAGGGCATGATGTACCCCGGCCCGGCCGGGTACTACTACATCCGCCCCGACAACCACCAAGCTTATAAGGACGCCATGACGGGGTTCGCCAAGAACGACCCCAACTACCCGTTCCTCATCCTCGACCCGAGCACGGTCATCACCGTGCCGATCCGCAACATCACCGCGCCGCCGGGCTACCCGCGGGGCGAGCCCACCACCACGTACAAGTGGATTCAGGAGACCTGGCCGCGCGTGCGTGGGTGA
- a CDS encoding copper resistance protein CopC, with protein MLVLLAGVLWPLPARAHAVLDRALPAPGASVGTPPAEVVLVFSEPIDARFSAVVVRDARGAQVSGPVHAGDDGRTLIASLPSLPTGVFTVRWRVLSAVDGHVTSGVYLFGVGESPAPDRGAAQPRPELDRVLARWLALAAALVLAGAVYARLLAFEPVARRLAPPAGDLLRARLRAVTRAAGSGVAVVLAADLLHQAHLVAASGGAGAAFLWDSRTGQVAFLGIVAAVVTAALAGRPGGSGGRLPSSRSPGDSASQARRHPHTRGIQGRDALAAATASAMLLAFTLTAHAPPAGPLAMVADWLHLAGAAAWLGGLAVLVLVVRGLDDTARADVARLVVRPLSRLAAAGLLVTAATGLYAAWLQVPALRALVTTTYGLALHVKLLLLLPLLAFAAVNRFLLRPQLERQAHPGLTRRFVRSVTGEVGVATAIVLAAGVLTTTPPARSTYGASAQTATLLVGLAGDTKVQLVVDPARPGRNRYEVTFDALSNAAQDGRVLLRFVKLDEDLTPTAVVLTPAGGGRFEAQGDHLAAAGWWEVEVVLRRRGVPDVSTFFALDLGNGLPAQRDPEALHLLQEAREAPLGAWREWEQVTDGAGSLVITQYRLAPPDRLHLRARYALAPTGAVGQTEVVVIGDQRYERRDGGPWVHTTLRQPVIAEGHRVYLKLAEHVALGRAGRCDDEPCRVVLWTNPGGSPAFAAWIGQRTLRVHRLYMRAPAHYMTVRPSPPDARVVITAPR; from the coding sequence GTGCTCGTGCTGCTCGCGGGTGTCTTGTGGCCCCTTCCGGCCCGCGCCCATGCGGTGCTCGACCGCGCGCTGCCCGCGCCCGGCGCCAGCGTGGGCACGCCGCCAGCCGAGGTCGTGCTGGTCTTCAGCGAGCCGATCGACGCTCGGTTCAGCGCCGTCGTCGTGCGCGACGCCAGGGGCGCGCAGGTCTCAGGGCCGGTGCACGCCGGCGACGACGGCAGGACGCTGATCGCGTCCCTGCCGTCCCTCCCCACCGGCGTCTTCACCGTGCGCTGGCGCGTGCTCTCGGCGGTCGATGGCCACGTCACCAGCGGGGTCTACCTCTTCGGCGTGGGCGAGAGCCCGGCTCCCGACCGCGGTGCCGCGCAGCCCCGTCCCGAGCTCGACCGTGTGCTGGCACGCTGGCTCGCGCTGGCGGCGGCGCTGGTGCTCGCGGGCGCGGTCTACGCCCGGCTCCTTGCGTTCGAGCCCGTCGCGCGCCGTCTGGCACCACCCGCGGGCGACCTGCTGCGCGCGCGACTGCGTGCCGTGACGCGTGCCGCCGGTAGCGGCGTCGCGGTGGTCCTGGCCGCCGACCTCCTCCATCAGGCGCACTTGGTGGCCGCAAGCGGCGGTGCCGGCGCAGCGTTCCTGTGGGACAGCCGCACCGGGCAGGTAGCCTTCCTGGGTATCGTCGCTGCGGTGGTGACGGCTGCGCTGGCAGGGCGACCAGGTGGGTCCGGGGGGCGTTTGCCCAGCAGCCGCTCGCCCGGCGACTCCGCCTCTCAAGCGAGGCGGCACCCGCACACCCGGGGCATCCAGGGACGCGACGCCCTGGCGGCCGCCACCGCCAGTGCGATGCTGCTGGCCTTCACCCTGACCGCGCACGCACCACCTGCCGGCCCGCTCGCCATGGTGGCAGACTGGCTGCACCTCGCCGGCGCCGCGGCCTGGCTGGGTGGGCTCGCCGTGCTGGTGCTCGTCGTCCGAGGTCTCGACGATACCGCGCGGGCCGACGTCGCCCGGCTCGTGGTGCGTCCCCTCTCGCGCCTGGCGGCTGCCGGTCTGCTGGTCACCGCGGCCACCGGACTCTACGCAGCCTGGCTCCAGGTGCCGGCGCTGCGGGCGCTGGTGACGACGACCTACGGGCTCGCCCTGCACGTCAAACTGCTGTTGCTGCTTCCGCTGCTGGCCTTCGCCGCGGTGAACCGCTTCCTGCTGCGGCCGCAGCTGGAACGCCAGGCGCACCCGGGGCTGACGCGGCGGTTCGTGCGTTCGGTGACCGGCGAGGTCGGCGTGGCGACGGCCATCGTGCTGGCGGCCGGCGTGCTGACCACGACGCCGCCGGCACGAAGCACCTACGGCGCCAGCGCGCAGACCGCGACGTTGCTCGTGGGCCTTGCGGGCGACACGAAGGTGCAGCTCGTCGTCGACCCTGCCCGCCCCGGCCGCAACCGCTACGAGGTCACCTTCGATGCGTTGTCTAACGCCGCGCAGGACGGACGCGTGCTGCTGCGGTTCGTGAAGCTCGACGAAGACCTCACGCCCACGGCCGTCGTCCTGACCCCTGCCGGTGGCGGGCGGTTCGAGGCACAGGGCGATCACCTCGCGGCCGCCGGCTGGTGGGAGGTCGAGGTCGTGCTCCGCCGTCGTGGTGTGCCCGACGTCTCCACGTTCTTCGCCCTCGACCTCGGCAACGGGCTGCCGGCGCAACGCGACCCCGAGGCGCTCCACCTGCTGCAGGAGGCGCGCGAGGCACCGCTGGGCGCCTGGCGCGAGTGGGAGCAGGTCACCGACGGCGCCGGCAGCCTCGTCATCACCCAATACCGATTGGCGCCACCCGACCGGCTGCACCTGCGCGCCCGCTACGCCCTGGCACCCACCGGCGCTGTCGGCCAGACCGAGGTCGTCGTCATCGGCGACCAGCGGTACGAGCGCCGCGACGGCGGGCCCTGGGTGCACACCACCCTCCGCCAGCCCGTGATCGCCGAAGGGCACCGCGTCTACCTCAAGCTCGCCGAGCACGTCGCCCTGGGGCGCGCGGGGCGCTGCGACGACGAGCCCTGCCGCGTGGTGCTGTGGACCAACCCCGGCGGCAGCCCGGCGTTCGCCGCCTGGATCGGCCAGCGCACCCTGCGGGTGCACCGCCTGTACATGCGCGCGCCGGCGCACTACATGACCGTGCGGCCGTCACCGCCCGACGCGCGTGTGGTCATCACGGCCCCGCGGTAG
- a CDS encoding DUF429 domain-containing protein has product MKVVGADAARGGWLAVCLTDGKYAETSFFKAFGALLDAFPQAAVVAVDIPVGLPRGVRRADEEARKRLGSQARSVLPTPPRPALHERNFRKAYAIARALDGRLTKQSHALSARIVEVERYAVRNSRIVEVHPEVSFWAMNGQQPLAFPKRTWNGLMLRLDLLRKHGIELPSQISGTGPASAADVVDAAAAAWSAWRVARGEARCLPDPPPDRTSTDGGAIWY; this is encoded by the coding sequence ATGAAGGTCGTCGGGGCAGACGCCGCGCGGGGAGGCTGGCTCGCGGTGTGCCTTACTGATGGGAAGTATGCAGAGACCAGCTTCTTTAAAGCATTTGGCGCCTTGCTCGACGCTTTTCCTCAAGCGGCGGTCGTTGCGGTCGATATCCCCGTCGGGCTGCCGCGTGGCGTCCGCCGGGCGGACGAAGAAGCCCGCAAGAGGCTCGGCTCCCAGGCTCGCAGCGTCTTGCCCACGCCGCCCCGTCCCGCACTGCACGAGCGGAATTTTCGCAAAGCCTACGCGATCGCCAGAGCATTGGATGGTCGTCTCACGAAGCAAAGCCACGCCCTCAGTGCGAGGATCGTCGAAGTCGAACGCTACGCTGTCAGGAACTCCCGTATCGTCGAAGTCCACCCCGAAGTGTCGTTTTGGGCGATGAACGGGCAGCAGCCGCTGGCCTTCCCAAAGAGAACGTGGAACGGCCTCATGCTCAGGCTCGACCTGCTGCGGAAGCACGGAATAGAGCTTCCGTCGCAGATTAGCGGGACAGGTCCCGCTTCTGCGGCCGACGTCGTGGATGCTGCCGCGGCTGCCTGGTCCGCGTGGCGGGTGGCCCGGGGCGAGGCGCGGTGCCTCCCAGATCCGCCACCAGATCGCACCAGCACCGACGGTGGGGCGATCTGGTACTGA